The following is a genomic window from Methanobrevibacter sp..
ATTTATTTTTTTAAGTCGAGTGTAATCATTTGATGTTTCAAGACCGATACTCACCTCAAATAATGTGTCTTCGATTATTTCAAATATTTCATCCAGATATTCCTCTTTTACATATTCTGGTCTTGACTCAACAATAATCTCTCTTACATTGCCTAATTTCATTAATGTGTGAAGTATTTCATCACGGGCATCTTTTGGAAGTTCATGGGGGTTTAAAAAACTTCCGGAAGCAAATAACTTAACGGAAATTTTTTCTTCGCTGTCAATCGGATGTCTTGATAAATGTTCGCGGAATATTCTGAGAATAGTTTCAGTGTCAATTGGTTCTAATGTGCAATCTGAAACATAACTGCACATTGTGCATCCTCCACTGTCTCCAAGTGCCCATGAACATCCTGGTGTGGGTAATATTATAAATAAGGTTTTTGAAACTCCGTCATAAGTTAAATCATCATTATACCAACTTGCTCCAACCTGTTCTGGAGTTTTCGGATCTTTTCGTTCAAATGCTTTTAATCTAATTTCTTTTGTTAAATTTTCAATTTCCATCATAATACCTGCAATCATGTTACTGTAATTATTATATTATATGGTGTTTTATATAATTAAAAATTTGTTGTTAAAAGAAGTCTGGTAATAAGTTGTGCATATGGCGGTTAAAAAAATAAAAAAGAGAAAAAGTAATCAAGTTTAGAAACTTGCGATTACGTCTCCTAATAATTTAATGGATTCTTCTACGTTTTTACCTACTGGGGAACCTGCTACATATTGAGTTACGCCCATTTCAGCTAATCCTTCAATTTTAGGGATGAACTCATCAGGAGTACCACATACTGAGAATGCGTCGAGCGCTTCATCAGTTACAGCGCCAATAGCTCCACCGAAGTCACCTTTAGCTAAGAATTCACCCATTTTTTCGTTGTATCCATCAGGTAATCCGTGTCTTGCGATAACTGGTGGTGGGGATCCTGCTGCAATGAATGCAACTACGATTTTTGCTGCGTTTTTAGCTGCATCTGAGTCAGCTCCGATAGAAGTAGCAGTGTATGCACCAACATCGAATTCTTTTGCGTCTGCTTTGTCAAGTCCTTTTTTAATCATAGGCATAGCAGCTTCGTAATCTTTAGGGTTGGAAGCGTTAATTAATACACCATCTGCGATTTCTCCAGCAGTTTCTAACATTTTAGGACCTTGTGCTCCCATATATACTGGGATGTGTTCTTGGATAGCTTTTACTCCACCTAATGCTGCACCAGCTTCAGTTTTTCCGCCAGCTAATAAAACGTTAATGTCAGCAATAGCTGCTTTGATGGTGGATACAGGTTTAGTCCATTCAATTCCTAAAGCATCGAAAGTTGCTTTGTCACCAGGACCAATACCGAAGGTTGCTCTTCCGTTTGAGATTTCGTC
Proteins encoded in this region:
- a CDS encoding archaeosine biosynthesis radical SAM protein RaSEA; amino-acid sequence: MEIENLTKEIRLKAFERKDPKTPEQVGASWYNDDLTYDGVSKTLFIILPTPGCSWALGDSGGCTMCSYVSDCTLEPIDTETILRIFREHLSRHPIDSEEKISVKLFASGSFLNPHELPKDARDEILHTLMKLGNVREIIVESRPEYVKEEYLDEIFEIIEDTLFEVSIGLETSNDYTRLKKINKGFTRSDFENAVKLMQNLRDSKGYNLKTKAYIFVKPILVSEKQAISEAVETARYCDSINVDRLSFCPATIHGGTVIERFWRKGAYQPPWIWSCIEIINTVRDELNIPALLDTSGFGSRRGPYNCKKCNKDLKHIIIANNLTQSKIEYDCECKNEWLAEISNSDMNSSTVEIKHIPLY
- the mer gene encoding 5,10-methylenetetrahydromethanopterin reductase produces the protein MKFGIEFVPNQPLDEIVNLVKLAEDVGFEYAWITDHYNNKNVYETLALLAANTETIKMGPGVTNPYVRSPAISASAIATIDEISNGRATFGIGPGDKATFDALGIEWTKPVSTIKAAIADINVLLAGGKTEAGAALGGVKAIQEHIPVYMGAQGPKMLETAGEIADGVLINASNPKDYEAAMPMIKKGLDKADAKEFDVGAYTATSIGADSDAAKNAAKIVVAFIAAGSPPPVIARHGLPDGYNEKMGEFLAKGDFGGAIGAVTDEALDAFSVCGTPDEFIPKIEGLAEMGVTQYVAGSPVGKNVEESIKLLGDVIASF